From the genome of Arthrobacter sp. SLBN-122:
GAACGTTCCGAAGTCCACGGCCTGCACGTGGGCGGCAAAGTCGCGGGCCCGCTGGCCGGGCATCGGACCCAACGCCAGCGCCTGGGGCGGCAGGAGTTCCAGATCCAGCAGCGCCGCCTCGATCAGCTGCCGGTAGTGGCGGCGGAACAGCGTGCTGGTGCCGAAGACCTCCAGGAGCAGCGGCTGGTTCCCGAGCCCAATCACCACGCCGCGCTGGCCCTCGAGAGGTTGCGGAGCCTCCGCGGGGTCGAAGCGGTTCCGTTCCTCCTTGTCGTCCTTGAACCAGTCCAGGTGCTGAAGCAGCGAGCTGGTGGCGGAGGCACCCCGGACGTTGTCGAAGCGGTTGACGCGCTCCCAGATGCGGCCCTGCCGGTTGCTTCCGCGCCCGCTGCCGGTGCCGGTCAGCTCGGCCCGGACGTTAAGCGGGGCACGGCGTGCCTGGCGTCGGTGGCTGCTCTGCCCTTCTTCCCAGCGGCCGGCCTCGACGCAGAAGGTGTCGATGTCACGTGTCTCTCCCGGGCCAAGGACGACGTCGCGGGCGCAAGTCCGGTGCTGCTGGCCGCCTTCGAGCAGCTCACCCTCGAGCAGCAGTGCCGGGTTTGGGCCCTTGTTTGTGACGGTGAGGCGGGATACCTGGGCGCCGCTGGCCAGTTCGGTGACAGCGACGTTGGCGTGGGTGCCGGTGCTGATGCCGAGGCTTCCGGGATCGGGCGTCCAGACGGGGAAGATGCTGAGCGGGCCGAGGTGGGTGCCGGCGCCGACGTGAAGCTGGGGAACTTTCATGGTGACCTCCAGATGCTTTATCGCATTTCTGCGCTAATTGACTCCAGTATGCACGCCTTGCTTCTTTAGCGCAATACTGCGATAAATGGAGATGTGAAGGATTCCAAGAACGGCCCAGGCATGTCCCTGCTCGACTATCCGCGCCCGTCGGTGGCGGTGGATACCGCGGTGTTGACTGTTTCCGGAGGGAGCCTCTGCGTGCTGCTGGTGCGCCGCGCCGATGACCACCAGCACGGAAAGTGGGCGCTGCCGGGAACGTTCCTGCGTGAGCGCGAGACCCTGGCGGACGCCGTGCTGCGGTGCCTGCGGGAAAAGGCGGGGATTTCCGGCCGGGTGCCGCGGCAGCTGGAGGTGTTCGACGAGCCGGGCCGCGACGACCGCGGCTGGGTCCTGTCGGTGGCCCATGTGGACGTGGTCCCGCTCGCGGAATTGCAGGAGGCGTTGAAGTCCGACGGCGTCCGGCTGGCTTCCGTGGACAGGGAACCGGAGCTGATCGCCGGACTGCCGTACGGGCACGCGGACATCGTGGCGAAAGCGAAGGAGTGGCTACGGGCTGCCTATGAGGAGGCGCCGGATCCCGGGGCGTTGCTGGATGAACCTTTCACGCTGAAGGATCTGCGGGATCTGCATGAGGTGGTGGCGGGCGTGCCGTTGATGCGCGACACGTTCCGGCGGTTCATGGAGCCGAAGTTGGTTGGGACCGAGCAGATGTCGGACGGGACGCGGGGGAGGCCTTCGCGGTTGTGGCGGCGGGCGAACTGAGCTGACCTGCGCACCCTAAATTTCGCCAAGGCCGAGCGAGCTCTATCGCAGGTCTCCCAGCCCCAGTTCCCGGAGCGCCTTGTCGAGCACAGCCCACACTTCTGCCGTCCCTGCTGATCGCTCTTCGCGTGCGAGGGCAAGGAGCTGCCGTCGTAAGTGGAGTTCGTCGTCGCCAAGTCCTTGGTTATAAGCGGGGGCCAACAGATACGAATGGTTGTCCGTCGCGCAGGTGGCCATCATGTCCAAGAATATTTCGAGCTCCCTTCCAGCTGTTACGAGCGCGGTGTGAACGTCGGCCGGGCCGGCGTCGGACGCCGGCGCGCCGGCCATAGGGAGGATGTCCAGTTTCCCTGCCCAGACCAGCTTTTGCAGTGGTTCATGAAAGAGCGAGAGCACCGTGCCCATCTGGTGGTTCTTGGAGGCGTCGATAGGAAGTGCGCGCCGGACGTCGTGGACGATCTCATGGAAATGGTCGTCGGCGAGCCCGAAGCCGACAAACAGCAAATGATGGGTCAGCAAGTGCGCCTTGACCAGCGCGGATAGCGCATCGCGGTTGCTGTTGTAGCCGAGGTAGTCGTCTCGGGTCAGCACGATGCTCTCCGGCTCGCTCACGGACCCGTGAAGTTTCAGTAGCCAGTTGTTGCCGACTGCGGGAATGTTCTCAGGTATGACGGTCCGCGGACGCTGGGCGTCGCTGCAAGCCATTTCGAAAAGCCGATCGTAGTTCAAGGTGATCGCCCCGGGGGAGGGCAGCGTGGCAAGCAGAGCGGGCGCCAGCCCGTACCTCGGCAGATCGACTGCTTCCGCCACCGCCTGTCCGAAGGCCGCAGTGGACCCGTGCTGGTCGGCATAGAGTTGCTCGAGCACCCCGGCCTGGTCAAGCAGGCCGAGCCCCTGAAACGCCTCCGCCTCTGCTTCCTTCAAGTGGATACCGGCCCGCAGCGTGTCGAGAAGCTGGCCCCAGCTTGGCGCACCGGCGCTGACGCTGACGCCGGCGCCTAGGAACGGCACGAGGTGTCCGGCTCCTGCAATTTGGCCAAGCGACTTCGCTTTCTCCTGGAGGTGGCCATCGAGGGATGGCCAGGACGAGGGAGCGGTCGCCTCCCGCCGGAGCTTCTGGGCCAGTGAGAACGCGGACCTGTCCCGCAGCACTAGCACGAGGTCGACGCCGAATCGGGCCGCAAGTTCGGTGGCAGAATCCAGGATTGCGCGCAGGGCGGCGCCAAGGTGACCCCCGGCGCCGCCGCCGGCGGTCCCAAAGAAGGGCAAGGCAAGAAGCCGGTGAGGCCGGTGATCGGACCGAGCAGGTAGCGCCGTAAGGGCGCTGCGAACAAATGCTTCAAGGCGTTCGGCGACGGCGGTGGCGCCCCACCTGCCGTCGTCCGGGACTGCGGTCATGATCGGTAACGGTTCCGCCGGGTCCCAAGGACGGATTGGCTCGGCCAGCACCGTTCCGTTACGGAACTCTGCCGAGGCTGACGCCAACGCCATTGTCCGCAGATTTGGATGGGCCATAAGCCAATGTTGCTCGACGGTGACCCTGGAGTCGGTGGGGAGCAGCCACGCGTCACATTGGAGGTTGAGGATATCAGCCATGGCTACGAAAACGTGCGGTTGAGTCATTGAATCTGTTTATCAGATGCGGGGACGCGGTTGCCGAAAGCCAATCAGTGGGGATCTACGGCCGGTCAGTACAGGCATGACAATGATTCGGTCGTGGGTCCATCACGTGGTGATCGAAAACGCGTAGGAAAGCCAAAGAACTGGGTCCGGAACATGATGGTCGAGTTGTCGGCAATCAGATGTAGCTATCTACAGCGCAATAACGTCCAGCAGTTGCTGGCGAATCTCGATCGCCGACCTTCCGAGGTCAACCGTGACTACCGCGAACCGATGGCCGCTCGAGTCGAAACTCTCCCGGATTGATTGGCCAACAGAGGGATACAGCAGGATGCCTTCCGCAGACAGTGAGAGAGGATCGTTTGCGGCTTCTTGAGACCGGACATAAGTGTAAATCTGATAGAGATGGCCGCTCTTGAAGGTCTCTCCACCGAACTGGCCCTTAGCTAGTGCAGAAGTGAATTTTGTGTCGATGATGATACGCCGCTTGGCCGTGGAGTTTTCCAGCAGAATATCCGTCTGCATTTTAGGAATGAACGCGGCGGCGCCTGGGGTTGCATGCGCGGAGTTCCAGGAAATGAACTGTCCCGCCTTGGTCTGCCAACCGGATGTAACCGCCGTGGCCCGGTAAAAGCCTCCCACCGCCCGTTCGAACAGGCGCCGGAACTCATGGTCAGTGAGGCTTGATCGTCGAAGCCTTCCGGTTCCTTCGTCGCTTGGCAGTATGAGTTGCAGGGCCAGGCGAGCCGCGAGCAGGACCGCCCTGTCCTGCACATCGTTGCGTGAGAACCGAACGGTCGTGTCGCGGACAGCCGATCGTGTATCGGTGCCCCTGACGCCAAGATCAGACAACCGCCTAGCATCGGCTCGGCACCGATGGCTCAGCGATTTAGAGACGACCAAGGGAGCCAAAAACGTCAAAGCGGCCTGAACCAGCCGATTTCTGGGAGTGTCGACGGTCAATTCCTCGTAGCGGCACGCCACTTGCCCCCGGCTCAGCAGCTGATGAGACTCTGTTCGCACGACGTCAATTCGGCCGCGGACTCGCCGGAGGTCGCTTTCAGTAGGAGCAAATCCCGGTGTTAGCGGCTTCTTCAGGCGGTCCGTTACGCTCGCGACAAGTATCTCACCTAGTAGGTCTGGTAGTCGCTCCGGATACTCTTCAATGCCGCTTAGCGAGGGGCTTCCAGTTTTATAGAAATCGGATGCATACAGCAAAAGCAGCCAGAGGTTTCTGACTGGAATACGGGTTTTTCCGGAAACGACCACGAAAGCATCCGGACCCACTTTTAATTCAGTCCCTCGACGAGCTTTGACACTTCTGCCTCCGCTGACGAGGGATCTTCAAACCAATATTCCTTGAGTGTCGGAGCAATTTCTGTCGTTACTACGGCTCGGAACCAGCTCACGTACGAATCGACACGCTCCTCTGCCGGTGGCGTCACGAAGCTGTGGCCGAGCATAAACTCTGCTCCCAGCGTCGAGTCGTCCTGGATGGATGCGTTTAGAGCGTCAAAGCGGCGGCGGACGGTCTCGAGGTGGGCTACGTCGACGTTGTGTTTGGCTTTCATCCACTGCAACCAGCTCTCGTTCAAGGCAGGCGCGAGCGAAACGAACCCGAATCGCCGGCGGAACGCCAAGTCCATGATGGCAAGGGAACGATCTGCGAGATTCATCGTGCCAATGATGTAGAGATTGCTTGGGACATGGACCGTCTCGTCGGATGCACGCGGATAAGCAAGATGGAGAGCTTCCCGGGGAGAGCGCTTCCCAGCCTCGATGAGTGTAAGGAGCTCACCGAAAACCTGGACGGGGTTTCCGCGGTTGATTTCTTCTATGAGAACGACGTGAGGCACCTCGGGAGCTGCGTTTGCGCGCTCAACCATCTCAAGGAAAGGCCCGTTCACCAAGGTTAACTTGCCGTCAGAGCCGGGACGCCACCCTCGTACGAAGTCTTCGTATGACATGTTCGGATGGAACTGCACGGCGCGGATAGCCGACTTCAGGTCTTTACTGCCGATCAATGCGTATGCCAGTCGTCGCGCCAGCCAGGTTTTGCCCGTGCCGGGAGGGCCCTGGAGGATGATGTTCTTTTTTGACCGCCAACGCCCCAGGATGTCCGTTAGCTCGGATTCCGACACGAAGCAACCGTCGAGGACAATGTCGGCGACCGAATATGGCTTTATTGGGGACGCTGGTGCCAACTCCACTGGATCACCGTCCGCCTCGTCACTCGAATCGGTCCGCCCGGCCGGGTCGAGGAATGCCGTCCACGAAAGCTCAGGGAAGGAATGCACCGGATATTCAGGATCATCGAACTTGGCTACCAGAGTGTCCAATATGTCCAGGTATCGGCTGCCGTCCGCCTGGAACAGGTTCCCGTCCAGCATTAGAGCGGTCTTGAGGTAACGTCGCGACTGACCGTCGAGCGGCAAGAAGTTCCAAGGGCTGATCCAGAACATGCCCATACTCAGTTTTCCGCCGACACCACGAATACTGCGGGCACGGTCATAAGCTTCGGCAAACCTGATTCGCGCCTGATCCTCTGAGGAGCTGGCCAGGTGAAGCGCTGCTTCAAAAGCGTCCCACAGTGCATCGATGTCGCCGGGCGCCCTTTCAGGCTTGTAGGAAAAGAACCACGAGTTCTGGTTGTTCAGCAGGGGTACTGCATCGAAAGCAGTAGGCGGGGGCGTCGACACGCCCAAGGCCTTGGCCCAGTCTCCGGCCAAAGCCGTACGTTTCGTATGGGTAATTCCGCGATTGAAGGACCCGAGTACAGTAAACGGGCAGATATCGTCAAGCGGCATGGAAACGCCGTTCTCATCCTTGTCCGTCAGATAGTTAAGATTCTCGTGACGCGTCTGTAGGTTCTGGAGAGCTGCCAGGAGCTCGCCCCGACGATCCTTGTACGAAAGCAACGCAGTGGCCAACTCTTCATAAAACGGCGTCCACTGGAAGTCCTCTTCGGGACTCGGGTCCTCATCGCCAAACCGTTTGGACCAGGCCGCATCGTTGCGGAACCTGCTGATGTCCTGCTGCTCATTGTCAAAGGCGAAGCGGATCAGCGCTTCGCTCATCCAGCTCCCGGGAGCCACCTTCCAGATGGTTGCCCGTCCCGTGTAGAAGTACCATTCGCGGGGCTGCTCCAGCGGGTTCCAGTCGACGTCGACTCTGCGGCCATCGCCGTGGTTACGTGTGACACGTCCTGTTGCCTTGATGGCCATGGTTGAGACGAGGTGGCCGCGAGTGTCGAAAGGGACGCCGTGCTTCCGCACGTAGCTCGCCTTTATCGCGATGCGGTCACCGGGCCGCATGGATTTTACGAGGTCGAGGTGACGGTCCTCAAAGCCGTTCTCCCAGACTCCTTCGGCCAAGAACCGGGCGGTTTGGTCCTGGGGGTCCCGATCCGAGAAAAACGCTCCGACGAACCAGTTTTGCTTCGGGGTATTTACCTCTTCTGACAACATGCCTCGGAAACTCCTGTGTTCATGTAACGGCCCGATCCGGCCAAGGATCATTAGACCACCACCCAGGGCAATCTTGAGTGCATGACGCCTGAATGATCTTTCGCAGTGATTGCGGTTTTGCACGCTAACCTGGCGCAGTGACTAATTCCATTGGGGGAGGGGCGGCGCAGCAGCTGCCCGCAGGTTTATACGAACTACTGAATACGGACCTGCTTGGCCAGCGATTGGGCCGCAATGCAGAACTTGAGCCCATGTTTGCGGACGTAGAAGACGATGACGTCCCTGATATCCTCTCCCGTCATGTCGCCGACGCCGTTCGCGACGCTCTCGCTGCCGCGCAGCCCGCAGGCAGAGTTGCCCTGGCCAACCGGTTGCTCGAAACGTTGCAGCAAAAGGACCGCATAGCGGACGGCCCAACAGTGCTTCACTCGCTGCACCGCCCGGATACGCTCAAGCGCCGCCAGCTCCGTCGCCCCACAACAAGACTCAGCGACTCCGCGCTCCTGACCAACAGCAACGAGGACCCCAACCTGGCCGCAGAACTGCGCGCAGAAATCGAGTCAGCGGACACGGTTGACCTCCTCTGCGCCTTTGTTCGCTGGACCGGCATCAGACTCCTCGAGCCGGCCCTCGAGCAGCTCAGGGACCGGGGCGTGAAACTTCGCGTCATCACCACCACTTACATGGGCGCTACGGAACGCCGGGCCATCGACGAACTTATCAACCGGTACGGGGCCGAGGTCAAGATCAGCTACGAAACCCACTCCACCCGGCTCCACGCGAAGGCATGGCTGTTTCGCCGCAACTCGGGCTTCCACACCGCCTACGTGGGCAGTTCGAACCTCAGCAGCGCGGCCCTCCTCGACGGACTGGAATGGAACGTCCGGCTCAGCTCGGTAGCCACGCCCGCGCTCCTGCAGAAATTCGAGGTCACGTTCGACAGCTACTGGGAGCAGCGGACCTTCCAGCCTTACGACCCGCAAACGGACGGGGACAAGCTGGACGCGGCCCTGGCCCGCAACGGTGGAAGGGCCACCGGCGCACCGGAGATAGACACGGGGCTGGAAGTCCAGCCCTTCCTCCACCAAAGTGAAATGCTCGAAGATCTCGAGGCGGAACGAGACAAGGGCCACCATAGCAACTTGCTCGTCGCAGCCACAGGCACAGGCAAGACCGTCATCGCGGCCCTGGACTACAAGCGGCTCAACGAAGCCGCCGGCCGGGACCTCAAACTGCTGTTCGTCGCCCACCGGCAGGAAATCCTAAAGCAATCGCTTCAGACCTACCGCCGAGTTCTTCAGAAGGGATCTTTCGGGGAGTTGTTCGTCGGGGAACACAAGCCAAAAGATTGGAAGCACGTCTTCGCCAGTGTCCAGTCTCTAGCCTCCCTCAGACTGGACAAGATCGCGCCGGACGACTTCGACGTCGTTGTCATCGACGAGTTCCACCACGCCGAAGCACCCACCTACCGCAGGATCATCGACCACCTGCGCCCCCAGGAGCTCCTCGGCCTGACCGCCACGCCCGAACGCGGTGACGGCGTCGACGTCGCCAAGCAGTTCTTCGACGGCCGCCGGGCCAGCGAGCTGCGCCTCTGGGACGCGCTGGACGCGGACCTCCTGGTGCCGTTCCACTACTTCGGCGTCTCCGACGACGTCGACCTCAGCCGCCTGGAGTGGAAGCGCGGCAGCTACGACGTCGCTCAGCTGGACGCCCTCTACACCGGCAATGAGGCGCGCGCCGGCAAGGTGATCCGCGAGCTCCGCGACAAGGTCACCAGCACCACGGACATGCGGGCCATCGGCTTCTGCGTCTCGGTGCCGCATGCGCTCTACATGGCAGAGGTCTTCAACCGTGCTGGCATCCCGTCCATCGCCGTCTCCGGGAAGACCGACGACGGCGAACGCGCCCTCGCGCTGCAGCAGCTGCGGGACAGGACCATCAACTGCATCTTCGCTGTCGATCTCTTCAACGAGGGCCTTGACCTGCCTGAAGTGGACACCATCCTGCTGCTCCGGCCTACTCAGAGCGCTACAGTGTTCCTGCAGCAGCTGGGCCGGGGTTTGCGGCGGGCGGAGGACAAGTCCGTGCTGACGGTACTGGACTTCATTGGC
Proteins encoded in this window:
- a CDS encoding ARPP-1 family domain-containing protein, with product MKVPQLHVGAGTHLGPLSIFPVWTPDPGSLGISTGTHANVAVTELASGAQVSRLTVTNKGPNPALLLEGELLEGGQQHRTCARDVVLGPGETRDIDTFCVEAGRWEEGQSSHRRQARRAPLNVRAELTGTGSGRGSNRQGRIWERVNRFDNVRGASATSSLLQHLDWFKDDKEERNRFDPAEAPQPLEGQRGVVIGLGNQPLLLEVFGTSTLFRRHYRQLIEAALLDLELLPPQALALGPMPGQRARDFAAHVQAVDFGTFDDGPAALEVRDHGSLRSRNVSRTAGPVTAAGIAVALPQRRPQLAHLTGWNTQHPLMEMA
- a CDS encoding NUDIX hydrolase; protein product: MKDSKNGPGMSLLDYPRPSVAVDTAVLTVSGGSLCVLLVRRADDHQHGKWALPGTFLRERETLADAVLRCLREKAGISGRVPRQLEVFDEPGRDDRGWVLSVAHVDVVPLAELQEALKSDGVRLASVDREPELIAGLPYGHADIVAKAKEWLRAAYEEAPDPGALLDEPFTLKDLRDLHEVVAGVPLMRDTFRRFMEPKLVGTEQMSDGTRGRPSRLWRRAN
- a CDS encoding SIR2 family protein is translated as MTQPHVFVAMADILNLQCDAWLLPTDSRVTVEQHWLMAHPNLRTMALASASAEFRNGTVLAEPIRPWDPAEPLPIMTAVPDDGRWGATAVAERLEAFVRSALTALPARSDHRPHRLLALPFFGTAGGGAGGHLGAALRAILDSATELAARFGVDLVLVLRDRSAFSLAQKLRREATAPSSWPSLDGHLQEKAKSLGQIAGAGHLVPFLGAGVSVSAGAPSWGQLLDTLRAGIHLKEAEAEAFQGLGLLDQAGVLEQLYADQHGSTAAFGQAVAEAVDLPRYGLAPALLATLPSPGAITLNYDRLFEMACSDAQRPRTVIPENIPAVGNNWLLKLHGSVSEPESIVLTRDDYLGYNSNRDALSALVKAHLLTHHLLFVGFGLADDHFHEIVHDVRRALPIDASKNHQMGTVLSLFHEPLQKLVWAGKLDILPMAGAPASDAGPADVHTALVTAGRELEIFLDMMATCATDNHSYLLAPAYNQGLGDDELHLRRQLLALAREERSAGTAEVWAVLDKALRELGLGDLR
- a CDS encoding 5-methylcytosine restriction system specificity protein McrC, translated to MVVSGKTRIPVRNLWLLLLYASDFYKTGSPSLSGIEEYPERLPDLLGEILVASVTDRLKKPLTPGFAPTESDLRRVRGRIDVVRTESHQLLSRGQVACRYEELTVDTPRNRLVQAALTFLAPLVVSKSLSHRCRADARRLSDLGVRGTDTRSAVRDTTVRFSRNDVQDRAVLLAARLALQLILPSDEGTGRLRRSSLTDHEFRRLFERAVGGFYRATAVTSGWQTKAGQFISWNSAHATPGAAAFIPKMQTDILLENSTAKRRIIIDTKFTSALAKGQFGGETFKSGHLYQIYTYVRSQEAANDPLSLSAEGILLYPSVGQSIRESFDSSGHRFAVVTVDLGRSAIEIRQQLLDVIAL
- a CDS encoding McrB family protein, producing the protein MLSEEVNTPKQNWFVGAFFSDRDPQDQTARFLAEGVWENGFEDRHLDLVKSMRPGDRIAIKASYVRKHGVPFDTRGHLVSTMAIKATGRVTRNHGDGRRVDVDWNPLEQPREWYFYTGRATIWKVAPGSWMSEALIRFAFDNEQQDISRFRNDAAWSKRFGDEDPSPEEDFQWTPFYEELATALLSYKDRRGELLAALQNLQTRHENLNYLTDKDENGVSMPLDDICPFTVLGSFNRGITHTKRTALAGDWAKALGVSTPPPTAFDAVPLLNNQNSWFFSYKPERAPGDIDALWDAFEAALHLASSSEDQARIRFAEAYDRARSIRGVGGKLSMGMFWISPWNFLPLDGQSRRYLKTALMLDGNLFQADGSRYLDILDTLVAKFDDPEYPVHSFPELSWTAFLDPAGRTDSSDEADGDPVELAPASPIKPYSVADIVLDGCFVSESELTDILGRWRSKKNIILQGPPGTGKTWLARRLAYALIGSKDLKSAIRAVQFHPNMSYEDFVRGWRPGSDGKLTLVNGPFLEMVERANAAPEVPHVVLIEEINRGNPVQVFGELLTLIEAGKRSPREALHLAYPRASDETVHVPSNLYIIGTMNLADRSLAIMDLAFRRRFGFVSLAPALNESWLQWMKAKHNVDVAHLETVRRRFDALNASIQDDSTLGAEFMLGHSFVTPPAEERVDSYVSWFRAVVTTEIAPTLKEYWFEDPSSAEAEVSKLVEGLN
- a CDS encoding DUF3427 domain-containing protein — encoded protein: MPAGLYELLNTDLLGQRLGRNAELEPMFADVEDDDVPDILSRHVADAVRDALAAAQPAGRVALANRLLETLQQKDRIADGPTVLHSLHRPDTLKRRQLRRPTTRLSDSALLTNSNEDPNLAAELRAEIESADTVDLLCAFVRWTGIRLLEPALEQLRDRGVKLRVITTTYMGATERRAIDELINRYGAEVKISYETHSTRLHAKAWLFRRNSGFHTAYVGSSNLSSAALLDGLEWNVRLSSVATPALLQKFEVTFDSYWEQRTFQPYDPQTDGDKLDAALARNGGRATGAPEIDTGLEVQPFLHQSEMLEDLEAERDKGHHSNLLVAATGTGKTVIAALDYKRLNEAAGRDLKLLFVAHRQEILKQSLQTYRRVLQKGSFGELFVGEHKPKDWKHVFASVQSLASLRLDKIAPDDFDVVVIDEFHHAEAPTYRRIIDHLRPQELLGLTATPERGDGVDVAKQFFDGRRASELRLWDALDADLLVPFHYFGVSDDVDLSRLEWKRGSYDVAQLDALYTGNEARAGKVIRELRDKVTSTTDMRAIGFCVSVPHALYMAEVFNRAGIPSIAVSGKTDDGERALALQQLRDRTINCIFAVDLFNEGLDLPEVDTILLLRPTQSATVFLQQLGRGLRRAEDKSVLTVLDFIGQQRREFRFDLRYRALTGYGPKELEKAVKDEFPFLPSGSQLVLDRVAQKVVLDNMKAQLQFNRQDLVKDVASYAETELAAYLERSGNDVKSIYRSIGDSWTDCLRRAGVIEGLSPLETVLRGKVMQLSNADEENLLRRMAALIHVDDPERAAAYSMLVAPEAPPYAELGPREQTFARMLFFTLWPDGGGFKTYDDGLDHLRGYRFVCGEIRQLVEFGVARSRHAAKRLGAGLQHIPLLTHATYRREEILAALQYGSLELGKNVQHREGVAWCPATATDAFFVTLNKDAKNHSATTMYKDYAISPELFHWESQNATSPSSPTGRRYLDRLKHESHILLFTRDTAKDETGVTAPFTCLGPVDYVQHAGAKPIGITWRLHRSMPTDVFATAAAVAQ